One genomic window of Parabacteroides pacaensis includes the following:
- a CDS encoding porin family protein, with the protein MKDTERDKFDNLFRNKLQDFEALPAEEDWEMIAHRLPKGKSVSFIRALKYVAAAAVVSFIAVTATLLLTKESPESDNLARRLPEIQEEIKESEKELKQNIQETLPESLKRDSHSSSIQATVSQANHIVASAKVKRSVIRQGNVTNQQIEEKMPNVEDDSSHVTSSNGVEESMDASAVSDNTPVVTKSTTRSTSVSSTSKEIPSRKRSKKWNFGMGGGGFTAGTSNSGSVFASGLRSPYMQNGIAMMNVMNMAKDEVKTNVKHHTPVSFGFSVSKPLNDRFALQSGIVYTYLSSEWTTTGGYETEVKQKLHYLGIPISLVYKIAEWNKFVFYASAGGMGEINVAGKERAKTSSSLVKDKESSVKVRMKEPLWSVNANVGATYPLVRFISVFAEAGISYYFDNGSFMETIRSEKPFNANFQLGFRFGF; encoded by the coding sequence ATGAAAGATACGGAACGCGATAAATTTGATAATCTTTTTCGAAACAAGCTGCAAGATTTTGAAGCACTACCGGCGGAGGAAGATTGGGAGATGATTGCCCATCGTCTTCCGAAAGGGAAGAGTGTTTCGTTTATCCGTGCTTTAAAATATGTGGCGGCAGCGGCTGTGGTTTCTTTTATAGCAGTCACGGCAACGTTGTTATTGACAAAAGAGTCGCCGGAATCGGATAACTTGGCGCGGCGTTTACCTGAAATTCAGGAGGAAATAAAAGAATCAGAGAAAGAACTTAAACAAAATATTCAGGAGACACTTCCGGAATCTTTGAAAAGGGATTCTCATTCTTCTTCCATTCAGGCCACGGTTAGCCAAGCTAATCATATAGTTGCTTCGGCTAAGGTAAAAAGGAGTGTTATCCGGCAGGGGAACGTTACCAATCAGCAGATAGAAGAAAAGATGCCAAATGTAGAGGACGATTCTTCCCATGTGACTTCAAGTAACGGAGTGGAAGAAAGTATGGATGCTTCAGCAGTTTCCGATAATACCCCTGTAGTTACTAAATCGACGACTCGTTCCACTTCTGTGTCTTCTACCTCTAAAGAAATACCTTCGCGGAAAAGATCAAAAAAATGGAACTTCGGTATGGGGGGAGGGGGCTTTACGGCAGGAACTTCTAATTCCGGATCTGTCTTTGCGTCCGGCTTACGTAGTCCTTATATGCAAAACGGCATAGCCATGATGAATGTAATGAATATGGCTAAGGACGAGGTGAAAACGAATGTAAAACACCATACTCCTGTCTCTTTCGGATTTTCAGTAAGTAAGCCATTAAATGATCGTTTTGCCTTACAGTCAGGGATCGTTTATACGTACCTTTCTTCCGAGTGGACAACCACAGGTGGATATGAAACTGAAGTCAAACAAAAGCTGCATTATTTAGGCATCCCTATTTCCTTGGTCTATAAAATTGCCGAATGGAATAAATTCGTCTTTTACGCTTCTGCCGGAGGAATGGGGGAAATTAATGTGGCAGGGAAAGAACGGGCGAAAACTTCTTCATCCCTTGTTAAAGATAAAGAATCTTCAGTAAAAGTAAGAATGAAAGAGCCCTTATGGTCAGTAAATGCTAATGTGGGAGCTACTTATCCTCTTGTCCGGTTTATTAGTGTCTTTGCAGAAGCTGGAATTTCTTATTATTTTGATAATGGAAGTTTTATGGAAACGATACGTTCGGAGAAACCCTTTAATGCTAATTTTCAATTGGGTTTTCGATTTGGATTTTAA
- a CDS encoding PDDEXK nuclease domain-containing protein has product MDKYPAILANQELNQLADNITNLVIDTKSQLAQVVNTTLVTTYWNIGKYIVEFEQQGNVKAKYGTALLTSLAKILRIKLGKGYSRPNLNNMRKFYLLYPICQTVSDKLSWSHICELITIDDELERSFYEKECIVEKWNVRSLRRQMDSALYLRLAASKDKDGILQLAQKGIVIQQPEDIIKDTYTLEFLGLPAKKRYSEYVLEQRLIDNLQVFLLELGKGFAFIGRQYPLTINNRHYHIDLVFYHRILKCFVLIDLKKNAVKHKDIGQMNMYMGYFAKEENALDDNPPIGIILSHTKDELLVEYATYGMDSKLFVSKYELYLPNKEELRRLVDGVMADETKDKDGKF; this is encoded by the coding sequence ATGGATAAATATCCAGCTATATTAGCCAATCAAGAACTGAACCAATTGGCAGACAATATAACTAATTTGGTAATCGACACCAAGAGTCAGTTAGCTCAGGTAGTTAATACAACTTTAGTTACTACTTATTGGAATATCGGTAAATACATTGTCGAGTTTGAACAACAAGGTAATGTTAAAGCTAAATATGGCACAGCATTACTTACATCATTGGCTAAAATTCTGCGTATTAAGTTAGGAAAAGGGTATAGCCGTCCTAATCTTAACAATATGCGTAAGTTCTACTTGCTTTATCCAATTTGTCAGACAGTGTCTGACAAATTAAGTTGGTCACATATATGTGAGCTTATAACTATAGACGATGAATTGGAGCGTAGTTTCTATGAGAAAGAGTGTATTGTAGAAAAGTGGAATGTGCGTTCTTTGCGTCGGCAAATGGATAGCGCTCTATATTTACGGTTAGCCGCAAGCAAAGATAAAGACGGGATACTTCAATTAGCACAGAAAGGCATTGTAATCCAACAGCCCGAAGATATTATTAAAGATACATACACACTTGAATTCCTCGGTTTGCCCGCAAAGAAACGATATAGCGAATATGTTTTGGAGCAACGGTTAATAGATAACCTTCAAGTGTTCTTATTGGAACTAGGAAAAGGTTTTGCTTTTATTGGCCGTCAATATCCGCTCACAATAAACAACCGGCACTATCATATCGATTTGGTTTTCTACCACCGTATTCTTAAATGTTTTGTGCTTATTGACTTAAAGAAGAATGCTGTTAAGCATAAAGATATTGGACAGATGAATATGTATATGGGGTATTTTGCAAAAGAGGAAAATGCCCTTGATGATAATCCTCCAATTGGCATTATTCTTAGTCATACTAAAGATGAATTGTTGGTTGAGTATGCCACTTATGGAATGGACTCCAAATTATTTGTTTCGAAGTATGAACTCTATTTACCGAACAAGGAAGAGTTGAGGCGATTAGTTGATGGTGTGATGGCTGATGAGACAAAAGATAAAGATGGCAAATTTTAA
- a CDS encoding ATP-binding protein: MTKMIPYGITDFGRIQRENYYYVDKTLFIERIERQPPFLFLIRPRRFGKSLTLAMLAMYYDVQYANQFEELFGNLYIGQHPTPWHNKFLVLHFNFSEVSSDVNRVEQSFNEYCSMVLRGFVDQYKELFGNELVEIINDIQDNPSLLLSTINNYAGRKGNLPIYLMIDEYDNFTNTILSTYGTEYYRKATHGEGFIRGFFNVIKAATTGPGAAVQRLFITGVSPVTMDDVTSGFNIGTNITTNPQFNSLVGFSREEVTDMLAYYRKEGFFTESIEEMQDVMKPNYDNYCFSKNRLDDCMFNSDMVLYFMNYYFTNGTKPDEIVDPNIRTDFNKLSYLIRLDHGLGENFSVIREIAEKGEIEASIATHFSALEMTDVENFKSLLFYFGLLSIKDVTIMGTPVLAVPNFVVREQLFNFLISGYRKYDLFKIDLARLMRLTGEMAFHADWQPLFTYLADAIREQSRIREFIEGESHIKGFLLAYLGISRYYDLYPEYEANKGFADFFFKPSLAAPVIPPYTYLLEVKYCKAGSSDAQVRKLADEARNQLIQYSEAASVAKARAEGHLKLITIVWRSWELVLMEEVEIA, translated from the coding sequence ATGACGAAAATGATACCTTACGGGATAACGGATTTCGGACGTATCCAAAGAGAAAATTATTATTATGTCGACAAAACTTTGTTCATCGAACGGATTGAAAGGCAACCTCCCTTTTTATTCTTAATCCGTCCGCGCCGTTTCGGTAAAAGTCTTACGCTGGCTATGTTGGCTATGTATTACGATGTACAGTATGCCAACCAATTCGAAGAACTGTTCGGGAATCTTTATATCGGCCAACATCCTACACCGTGGCATAATAAGTTTTTAGTACTGCACTTTAACTTTTCCGAAGTAAGCTCGGATGTAAATAGGGTAGAGCAATCATTTAATGAATATTGCAGTATGGTGCTACGTGGGTTTGTAGACCAATATAAAGAATTATTCGGCAATGAATTGGTAGAAATAATAAACGACATACAAGATAATCCTTCTTTACTACTGTCCACTATAAACAATTATGCCGGTCGTAAAGGTAACCTCCCTATTTATCTGATGATCGATGAGTACGACAACTTCACCAATACGATCCTTTCTACCTACGGAACGGAATATTACCGTAAGGCAACTCACGGCGAAGGGTTTATCCGCGGCTTTTTCAATGTAATAAAAGCTGCGACTACCGGACCCGGCGCAGCCGTGCAACGCCTGTTTATTACCGGAGTCAGCCCAGTTACTATGGACGATGTGACAAGTGGGTTTAATATCGGAACCAATATCACTACCAATCCTCAATTCAATTCGTTGGTGGGATTCAGCCGCGAAGAAGTGACGGATATGCTTGCTTATTACCGCAAGGAAGGATTCTTTACCGAATCTATCGAAGAGATGCAGGACGTGATGAAGCCTAATTATGATAATTACTGCTTTAGTAAAAATCGCTTGGACGATTGTATGTTCAATTCCGATATGGTGCTTTACTTTATGAACTACTATTTTACCAACGGTACAAAGCCCGATGAGATAGTAGATCCCAATATTCGCACGGATTTTAACAAGCTCTCTTATCTTATCCGCCTGGATCATGGGTTAGGCGAGAACTTTTCCGTGATCCGAGAGATTGCGGAAAAGGGAGAGATCGAGGCATCTATCGCAACTCATTTCTCCGCCTTGGAAATGACGGACGTGGAAAACTTCAAATCTTTGTTGTTTTATTTCGGTTTGCTTTCCATTAAAGATGTAACGATCATGGGAACTCCCGTTTTGGCCGTACCTAATTTTGTAGTACGGGAACAGTTGTTTAATTTCCTTATTTCCGGCTACCGGAAGTACGACTTGTTTAAGATCGATTTGGCACGGTTAATGAGGTTAACCGGGGAGATGGCTTTCCACGCCGACTGGCAACCGCTTTTCACGTATCTTGCCGATGCGATCCGCGAGCAGAGCCGTATCCGGGAGTTTATCGAGGGTGAGTCGCATATCAAAGGTTTCTTGTTGGCTTATCTGGGTATCTCCCGTTATTACGACCTCTATCCGGAATACGAAGCGAACAAGGGTTTTGCCGATTTTTTCTTTAAGCCGAGCCTTGCCGCACCGGTGATTCCTCCTTATACATATTTGCTGGAAGTAAAATATTGCAAGGCGGGCAGCTCCGATGCTCAGGTACGTAAACTGGCAGACGAGGCTCGTAACCAATTGATACAATATAGCGAGGCAGCTTCGGTAGCTAAAGCACGGGCGGAAGGGCACTTAAAACTGATTACTATTGTCTGGCGCAGTTGGGAGTTAGTATTAATGGAGGAAGTGGAAATAGCATAG